Proteins from a genomic interval of Trifolium pratense cultivar HEN17-A07 linkage group LG6, ARS_RC_1.1, whole genome shotgun sequence:
- the LOC123892030 gene encoding SNF2 domain-containing protein CLASSY 3-like, whose protein sequence is MAGGVSSRTRSKKVPLFHSPLFDSSSSKRRKNEEDATSLDSASGSKRRRLKDEAFLIPENAEIISIDDEDEEEFKKEVKIDESGGSSEIGDNKDGNFVDEKIGWDRENPIIFLDESGESDDEEEEEDSVKEGVKSYESGECADKNLIVLDDTDESVNEDDDSDESDDDDEDDDDDESEENETSDEDFNVDELDEVSDDDDDDDSYDDEGKKKKRTRKDFDVVEELERDVMDKQSGVSVNNDEEKKKKRMRTDFDVVEELVREVNDRQSGICQMKNEKKGSINNDEIEHSDYGSVTNSTTFEKKGSLDPIKGCSSSSSNKKEESMKQKAKSVEKNVSEVSDFDGEKQQYGKRRGNNSEKQKKMENNGLNRRGKSAYFSLKDLSLVKLLAECYSYKENSIKNDPILPEVNSDNDYDDDDDVNPRDTRKPPVCVEAPLIWSLKKVQTVELTEEEEEERRKNEKLEPIWDQMAMYINESEAESKIGNLVTNEASQGNNGSPSSRCEHDIIYDEVIGDYCKSCGHVITESKYKTQLVRDKYPYEGYEKRASSEDSENSLHLDCSQSRVNVSDGDLDANICHKKGTVWDLIPEVRETLYPHQQEGFEVIWKNLAGSISLKKLKNTDPDKEGGCIISHAPGTGKTRLTIVFLMAYLKVFPECFPVIIAPAGLLLTWEDEFKKWNIGVPFHNLNNPELSGKEHDDAVNAFNWSTAQHSKVDTRMVKLISWYKETSILGISYTLYKKLAGAVESEDEGEMGKFLRKVPGLLVLDEGHTPRNKRSGIWKVFSEIPTKKRIILSGTPFQNNCLELYNTLSLVKPSFPNMLPLELKKFCQKQQKKKASKELRWEQLKLLMDPLVHVHKGAILQKKLPGLRNCVLRLKPDGFHKQILESFESSQNSLIFENNQTLVSIHPSLFLECTLSEQEKSAVDKDRLEKLRLNHNAGVKTRFLVEFVSLCAAVNEKVLVFSQFLRPLHLIIGHLKSALKWTEDEEILYMDGRVKDRQSLIHRFNDADSQAKILLASTKACSEGISLVGASRVVLLDVEWNPSVEKQAISRAYRIGQTKFVYIYHLLTQGTRECDKYCKQIEKHRLSELIFSAKNAYNNDESKSRATNVEDTILDKMIRHENLKDLFDDCVIQVEGARI, encoded by the exons ATGGCTGGTGGTGTTTCAAGCAGAACACGTAGCAAGAAGGTTCCATTGTTTCATAGTCCTTTGTTtgattcttcatcttcaaagagaagaaagaatgaAGAAGATGCTACGAGTTTAGATTCTGCTTCTGGGTCTAAAAGAAGAAGGTTAAAAGATGAAGCTTTTTTGATTCCTGAGAATGCTGAGATTATTTCtattgatgatgaagatgaagaagagttTAAGAAGGAAGTGAAGATTGATGAGAGTGGAGGAAGTAGTGAGATTGGTGATAATAAAGATGGAaactttgttgatgaaaagatTGGTTGGGATAGGGAAAACCCGATTATATTCTTAGATGAATCTGGTGagagtgatgatgaagaagaagaagaagatagtGTTAAAGAGGGAGTAAAAAGTTATGAAAGTGGTGAGTGTGCTGATAAAAATTTGATTGTTTTGGATGACACTGATGAGAGTGTTAATGAAGATGATGATTCTGATGagagtgatgatgatgatgaagatgatgatgatgatgagagtGAAGAAAACGAGACGAGTGATGAGGATTTTAACGTTGATGAACTGGATGAGgtttctgatgatgatgatgatgatgatagttaTGATGATGAagggaagaagaaaaagagaacgAGAAAAGATTTTGATGTGGTGGAGGAGCTGGAGAGAGATGTGATGGATAAACAAAGTGGAGTTTCTGTAAACAATgatgaagagaagaagaaaaagagaatgagAACAGATTTTGATGTGGTGGAGGAGCTGGTGAGAGAGGTAAATGATAGACAAAGTGGAATTTGTCAGATGAAAAACGAGAAGAAGGGTTCTATAAACAATGATGAAATCGAGCATTCGGATTATGGTAGTGTAACAAATTCTACTACCTTTGAGAAGAAGGGTTCTTTGGATCCAATCAAGggttgttcttcttcttcttcaaacaaGAAAGAAGAATCAATGAAACAGAAAGCAAAAAGTGTGGAAAAAAATGTCTCTGAGGTGTCTGATTTTGATGGAGAAAAACAGCAATATGGCAAGAGAAGAGGGAATAATTCagagaaacaaaaaaagatGGAGAACAATGGTTTGAATCGAAGGGGTAAAAGTGCGTATTTTTCGTTGAAGGATTTGAGTTTAGTCAAACTCCTTGCTGAATGCTATTCATACAAGGAAAATAGCATTAAGAATGATCCAATTCTGCCGGAGGTGAATAGTGAtaatgattatgatgatgatgatgatgttaatCCGCGAGATACACGGAAACCACCAGTTTGTGTTGAGGCACCTTTGATATGGAGCCTAAAAAAGGTTCAAACAGTAGAACTGACtgaagaggaggaggaggaacgGAGGAAAAATGAAAAGTTAGAGCCCATATGGGATCAAATGGCTATGTACATTAATGAATCAGAAGCTGAATCCAAG ATAGGAAATTTAGTGACAAATGAAGCCTCACAAGGAAATAACGGAAGTCCTTCATCTCGCTGTGAGCATGACATTATCTACGATGAAGTGATTGGTGATTATTGCAAATCGTGTGGTCATGTTATTACTGAGAGCAAATATAAGACACAACTAGTG AGGGATAAATATCCATATGAAGGGTACGAAAAAAGAGCTTCATCGGAGGATTCTGAAAATTCCTTACACTTGGATTGCTCTCAGTCTCGCGTCAATGTTTCCGATGGTGATTTAGATGCTAATATCTGTCATAAAAAAGGCACAGTTTGGGACCTAATTCCTGAAGTGAGAGAAACTTTGTATCCTCATCAACAGGAAGGCTTTGAAGTCATTTGGAAAAACTTGGCAGGAAGCATCAGTCTTAAAAAGTTGAAGAACACGGATCCTGACAAAGAGGGTGGCTGCATTATTTCACATGCTCCTGGAACTGGAAAAACAAGGTTGACAATAGTCTTTCTCATGGcatatttgaaagtgtttcCTGAATGCTTTCCGGTTATCATTGCTCCTGCGGGTTTGTTACTTACTTGGGAAGATGAGTTCAAAAAATGGAACATTGGAGTTCCATTTCACAATTTGAATAATCCTGAGTTATCCGGTAAAGAGCACGATGATGCTGTTAATGCGTTTAATTGGTCTACTGCACAGCATAGTAAGGTCGATACGCGAATGGTGAAACTGATTTCGTGGTACAAAGAAACAAGCATTCTTGGAATCAGTTACACTTTGTACAAGAAACTAGCTGGTGCAGTGGAATCTGAAGACGAGGGAG aaatggggAAATTTCTGCGAAAAGTTCCTGGCTTGTTGGTGCTAGATGAAGGACACACGCCGAGAAATAAAAGAAGTGGTATTTGGAAGGTGTTTTCGGAAATTCCAACAAAGAAGCGAATTATACTTTCCGGAACTCCTTTTCAGAACAACTGCTTGGAGCTATATAACACTTTGAGCCTTGTGAAGCCTTCGTTTCCAAACATGTTACCGCTCGAGCTGAAAAAGTTTTGCCAGaagcagcaaaaaaaaaaggcatCGAAAGAATTGAGGTGGGAACAG TTGAAGTTGCTTATGGATCCCTTAGTGCATGTCCACAAAGGTGCGATCCTTCAAAAGAAGCTTCCCGGGTTAAGAAATTGCGTGCTGCGTTTGAAGCCTGACGGATTTCATAAGCAaattcttgagagttttgaaaGTTCTCAGAACTCATTGATATTTGAGAATAATCAAACATTGGTGTCCATCCATCCGTCTCTTTTCCTCGAGTGCACACTTTCGGAACAAGAAAAATCTGCTGTCGACAAGGACCGGCTAGAGAAGCTTAGATTGAATCATAACGCAGGCGTCAAAACAAGGTTTTTGGTGGAATTCGTTAGTCTTTGTGCTGCTGTTAATGAAAAGGTTCTCGTGTTCAGCCAATTCCTCCGTCCATTACACTTAATCATAGGCCATTTAAAGTCGGCTTTAAAATGGACCGAGGATGAGGAAATTTTGTACATGGATGGACGGGTTAAGGACAGGCAATCCTTAATCCATCGATTCAATGATGCAGACAGCCAAGCGAAGATTCTCCTTGCATCAACAAAAGCTTGTTCGGAGGGAATCAGCTTGGTCGGAGCTTCAAGGGTTGTGCTACTGGATGTCGAATGGAATCCGTCGGTAGAAAAACAGGCTATAAGCCGAGCTTATAGAATAGGACAGACGAAGTTTGTGTACATATATCATCTGCTCACGCAAGGGACTAGAGAGTGCGATAAATATTGCAAGCAGATTGAAAAGCACCGGTTGTCTGAACTTATTTTCTCGGCTAAAAATGCTTACAACAATGACGAGTCAAAAAGCCGTGCAACGAACGTTGAAGATACGATTCTTGATAAGATGATTAGGCACGAAAATCTCAAAGACCTGTTTGATGACTGTGTGATACAGGTCGAAGGAGCTAGAATTTGA
- the LOC123893127 gene encoding uncharacterized protein LOC123893127 isoform X1, giving the protein MLCLKLFRVCCVQQPYHILGNHIAGFRSLHTVKMDLRGNQIMENQHPIMHQNVIVMRHGDRIDNFDPLWTSTAARPWDPPLAQQGQDRASQMGRSIQQSLGFPIHRLFVSPFLRCIQTAAEFVISLSAVNNVHGSIISDDIPDDTSNVKVSIEYGLSEMINSIAIRLNVAPKDGNLSFDLSNLEAMLPIGTVDNNVEMIYKELPKWEESVLQARARYQHTIEKLADKFPTQNLLFITHGEGIEVAHSSFRKDVVVNKVQYCGYVQLNRPIYKRDHSLIGGKFNVLTHSGQSGVTYIPSQGL; this is encoded by the exons ATGCTTTGTTTAAAGCTATTTCGTGTCTGCTGTGTTCAACAACCTTATCATATTTTGGGAAATCATATAGCTGGCTTTAGATCATTACATACAG TGAAAATGGATTTAAGAGGAAACCAAATTATGGAAAACCAACATCCAATTATGCACCAGAATGTTATCGTGATGAGGCACGGTGATCGCATCGATAACTTTGATCCCTTGTGGACATCCACGGCAGCACGACCGTGGGATCCACCCCTAGCTCAACAGGGTCAAGACCGAGCGTCCCAAATGGGGAGGAGTATTCAACAAAGCCTTGGGTTTCCGATACACCGACTATTTGTCTCTCCATTTCTTCGTTGCATCCAAACTGCAGCCGAATTCGTTATATCTCTCTCCGCCGTTAACAATGTTCATGGAAGTATCATCAGCGACGACATTCCCGATGACACTTCAAATGTCAAG GTTTCTATTGAATATGGATTGAGTGAAATGATAAATAGTATAGCTATCCGTCTAAATGTTGCTCCTAAAGATGGAAATTTGAGTTTTGACCTATCAAATCTTGAAGCCATGCTCCCAATTGGGACCGTTGATAATAATGTTGAAATGATATATAAAGAG TTACCTAAGTGGGAAGAATCGGTTTTACAAGCAAGGGCTAGATATCAACACACAATTGAGAAACTTGCAGATAAATTTCCTACTCAGAACTTATTATTTATTACACATG GGGAAGGGATTGAAGTGGCTCATTCTTCATTTAGAAAGGATGTTGTGGTAAATAAAGTGCAATATTGTGGTTATGTACAACTTAATCGTCCTATTTACAAAAGAGATCATTCCCTTATTGGTGGAAAGTTTAATGTACTAACTCATAGTGGTCAAAGTGGGGTAACCTATATTCCCTCACAAGGTTTATAA
- the LOC123893127 gene encoding uncharacterized protein LOC123893127 isoform X2, with product MDLRGNQIMENQHPIMHQNVIVMRHGDRIDNFDPLWTSTAARPWDPPLAQQGQDRASQMGRSIQQSLGFPIHRLFVSPFLRCIQTAAEFVISLSAVNNVHGSIISDDIPDDTSNVKVSIEYGLSEMINSIAIRLNVAPKDGNLSFDLSNLEAMLPIGTVDNNVEMIYKELPKWEESVLQARARYQHTIEKLADKFPTQNLLFITHGEGIEVAHSSFRKDVVVNKVQYCGYVQLNRPIYKRDHSLIGGKFNVLTHSGQSGVTYIPSQGL from the exons ATGGATTTAAGAGGAAACCAAATTATGGAAAACCAACATCCAATTATGCACCAGAATGTTATCGTGATGAGGCACGGTGATCGCATCGATAACTTTGATCCCTTGTGGACATCCACGGCAGCACGACCGTGGGATCCACCCCTAGCTCAACAGGGTCAAGACCGAGCGTCCCAAATGGGGAGGAGTATTCAACAAAGCCTTGGGTTTCCGATACACCGACTATTTGTCTCTCCATTTCTTCGTTGCATCCAAACTGCAGCCGAATTCGTTATATCTCTCTCCGCCGTTAACAATGTTCATGGAAGTATCATCAGCGACGACATTCCCGATGACACTTCAAATGTCAAG GTTTCTATTGAATATGGATTGAGTGAAATGATAAATAGTATAGCTATCCGTCTAAATGTTGCTCCTAAAGATGGAAATTTGAGTTTTGACCTATCAAATCTTGAAGCCATGCTCCCAATTGGGACCGTTGATAATAATGTTGAAATGATATATAAAGAG TTACCTAAGTGGGAAGAATCGGTTTTACAAGCAAGGGCTAGATATCAACACACAATTGAGAAACTTGCAGATAAATTTCCTACTCAGAACTTATTATTTATTACACATG GGGAAGGGATTGAAGTGGCTCATTCTTCATTTAGAAAGGATGTTGTGGTAAATAAAGTGCAATATTGTGGTTATGTACAACTTAATCGTCCTATTTACAAAAGAGATCATTCCCTTATTGGTGGAAAGTTTAATGTACTAACTCATAGTGGTCAAAGTGGGGTAACCTATATTCCCTCACAAGGTTTATAA
- the LOC123892031 gene encoding SNF2 domain-containing protein CLASSY 4-like, with the protein MVGVSSRTRSKNVPLFSSFSLDCSSSKRKKSDEDDMGFESVSGSKRRRVKNETLVIPQNDDEVIFIEDDDYDEGSEHCDEKMFEGDVDVKMEAKSDEIEGSCEIGDKNGSFDDEKCGWDRENPITIDSEDEQFVDSEAEDEGGDVRKEVEVDGSGGRCEIDDKDGNFDDEKCGWEKENPITFDEEDEQFVGSEADDERDDVRKEVKVDGSGGSGEFVDKNENFVDSDESDEDDDSDESEENDTSDEDFRVDEVNEIIDDDDDSSSESSFADDSGEEEEEKKKKGSGKSFNVVEELIREVNDEKSGEEEEEEEKEKKKVNDIFVSDDGNSNDVDNDEEEIREEEKENEISDSDGSSNDVIVDDDEEEEFREEEKKGLSEPNNVVEEDKEENLDPLWQKCDKYLMEEEERLKEVKDKKIGICKRNNQKKKIKIRDEEKKGLRKPNNVVEEDREEIMEEKKDSDKQKMAENKLRKDYKGRFNIQNGDKKESKDNNGLNRRGKSAYFTSKDLSLVKLLAECYSDKQNTMKNDPILLDNDDGDDVNPQETRTPPVCVETPLIWSLKKVQKVELTEEEEEERRKNEELKPIWDEFETAEREMEAESKIGNLGTNEATRENNGSPSSRCEHDIVYDEAIGDYCKSCGKVITESKYKTQLVEDRYPNEGSRRRASIGGDDVSLFDRSHLNVSDDDSKDNVSHTEVRVWDKIPGVEQTLYPHQQEGFEFIWKNLAGSIELQKLKNADPRSEGGCIISHAPGTGKTRLTIVFLKAYLKLFPKCLPIVVAPASLLLTWEEEFKKWDIGVPFHNLGNLELSGKEHADAVNKFDSFSTRHHADETRMAKLISWFKETSILGMSYNLYGSICQHKKEEKLKSLKETKGNFDMRDVLLKAPGLLVLDEGHTPRNQRSHIWKVLKKSQTPKRIILSGTPFQNNFSELYGTLSLVKPSFPTMIPPELKTFCNKQVQKSSKKWGWEAYSGNIERDPSDDDKIKKLKLLMDPFVHVHKGAILKSKLPGLRECLVTLKADSLQNDILKSIKRSHNTVFNFERKIALASVHPSLFLKCHLSKEEDSLLDKDKIKQLRMNPHEGVKTKFVYEFVRLCDASNEKVLIFSQFHAPLQLIQDQLNSAFNWSNGEVLFMSSNDSTKDKQSIIHSFNDENSKAKVLLAATKACSEGISLVGASRVVLLDVVWNPSVERQAISRAYRIGQKKVVYTYHLLAEGTSEAEKYGKQAEKDRLSELLFSAKNATDNDVSKRRAVNFEDEVLDKMTRHKKLIDMFVKCVVLRKEQDLV; encoded by the exons ATGGTTGGCGTTTCAAGCCGGACTCGTAGCAAAAATGTTCCTTTGTTTTCTAGTTTTTCGCTTGACTGTTCATCTTCTAAGCGGAAAAAGAGTGATGAAGATGATATGGGTTTTGAATCTGTTTCTGGGTCTAAGAGAAGAAGGGTAAAAAATGAAACTTTGGTGATTCCTCAGAATGATGATGAGGTTATTTTTATTGAGgatgatgattatgatgaaGGGTCGGAGCATTGTGATGAGAAGATGTTTGAGGGTGATGTTGATGTTAAAATGGAAGCGAAAAGTGATGAGATTGAAGGAAGTTGTGAGATTGGTGATAAAAATGGAAGCTTTGATGATGAAAAGTGTGGTTGGGATCGCGAAAATCCGATTACAATAGATTCAGAAGATGAACAGTTTGTTGATTCTGAGGCTGAGGATGAAGGAGGTGATGTTAGAAAGGAAGTAGAAGTTGATGGAAGTGGAGGAAGATGTGAGATTGATGATAAAGATGGAAACTTTGATGATGAAAAATGTGGTTGGGAAAAGGAAAATCCGATTACATTTGACGAAGAGGATGAACAGTTTGTTGGTTCTGAGGCTGATGATGAAAGAGATGATGTTAGAAAGGAGGTGAAAGTTGATGGAAGTGGAGGAAGTGGTGAGTTTgttgataaaaatgaaaattttgttgattCTGATGAgagtgatgaagatgatgattctGATGAAAGTGAGGAAAATGATACTAGTGATGAGGATTTTAGAGTTGATGAGGTGAATGAGATTATTGACGATGATGATGACAGTTCTTCTGAATCTTCTTTTgctgatgat AGTGgggaggaggaggaagagaagaagaaaaagggttCTGGAAAATCCTTCAATGTGGTAGAGGAGCTGATTAGAGAGGTGAATGATGAAAAAAGtggggaggaggaggaggaggaggagaaggagaagaagaaggtGAATGATATTTTTGTTAGTGATGATGGAAATTCAAATGATGTTGATAATGATGAGGAGGAGATTAGGGAAGAGGAGAAGGAGAATGAGATTTCTGATAGTGATGGAAGTTCAAACgatgttattgttgatgatgatgaggaggaGGAGTTTAGGGAGGAGGAGAAGAAGGGTTTGAGTGAACCAAACAATGTGGTGGAGGAGGACAAAGAGGAGAATTTGGATCCGTTGTGgcaaaaatgtgacaaatattTGATGGAGGAGGAGGAGCGGTTGAAAGAGGTGaaggataaaaaaattggaatttgtAAGAGGAATAATCAGAAGAAAAAGATTAAGATTAGGGATGAGGAGAAGAAGGGTTTGAGAAAACCAAACAATGTGGTGGAGGAGGACAGAGAGGAGATTATGGAGGAGAAGAAGGATTCGGATAAACAGAAAATGGCGGAGAACAAACTAAGAAAAGATTATAAAGGCAGATTTAACATCCAAAATGGCGATAAGAAAGAATCCAAGGATAACAATGGTTTGAATCGAAGGGGCAAAAGTGCGTATTTTACGTCGAAGGATTTGAGTTTAGTCAAACTCCTTGCTGAATGCTATTCTGACAAGCAAAATACCATGAAGAATGATCCAATTCTGTTGGAtaatgatgatggtgatgatgttAATCCGCAAGAGACACGGACACCGCCGGTTTGTGTTGAGACACCTCTGATATGGAGCCTAAAGAAGGTTCAAAAGGTGGAATTGACtgaagaggaggaggaggaacgTAGGAAGAATGAAGAGTTAAAGCCCATTTGGGATGAATTTGAAACAGCCGAAAGAGAAATGGAAGCTGAATCCAAG ATTGGAAATTTAGGTACAAATGAAGCTACACGGGAAAATAACGGAAGTCCTTCATCTCGCTGTGAGCATGATATTGTTTATGACGAAGCGATTGGTGATTATTGCAAATCGTGTGGTAAAGTTATTACTGAGAGCAAATATAAGACACAACTAGTG GAGGATAGATATCCGAATGAAGGTTCAAGAAGAAGGGCGTCAATTGGTGGAGACGATGTGTCACTCTTTGATCGGTCTCACTTGAATGTTTCTGATGATGACTCGAAGGATAATGTTTCACATACTGAAGTCAGAGTTTGGGACAAAATTCCTGGTGTGGAACAAACCTTATACCCTCACCAACAAGAAGGTTTTGAGTTCATATGGAAAAACTTGGCTGGAAGTATTGAGCTTCAAAAGTTAAAGAATGCCGATCCTCGCAGTGAAGGTGGCTGTATTATTTCTCATGCTCCTGGAACCGGAAAGACAAGGCTGACAATAGTTTTCCTCAAGGCATATTTGAAGTTGTTTCCAAAATGCTTGCCGATTGTTGTCGCTCCTGCTAGTTTACTACTGACTTGGGAAGAGGAATTCAAGAAATGGGACATTGGAGTTCCATTTCACAATTTAGGCAATTTAGAGCTATCTGGTAAAGAGCATGCCGATGCGGTTAACAAATTCGATAGCTTTAGTACACGGCATCATGCTGATGAAACACGAATGGCGAAACTGATTTCGTGGTTCAAAGAAACAAGCATTCTTGGAATGAGCTACAATTTGTATGGATCAATTTGCCAACATAAGAAAGAGGAAAAGCTTAAAAGTTTGAAGGAGACAAAAGGAAACTTTGATATGCGAGATGTTCTACTTAAAGCTCCTGGTTTGTTGGTTCTTGATGAAGGACACACACCAAGAAATCAAAGAAGTCATATTTGGAAGGTGTTGAAGAAGAGTCAAACACCGAAGCGAATTATCCTTTCCGGAACTCCATTCCAAAATAATTTCTCGGAGCTTTACGGCACTTTGAGCTTAGTCAAGCCTTCTTTTCCTACCATGATACCGCCTGAGCTAAAAACGTTTTGTAATAAGCAGGTACAAAAATCATCTAAAAAATGGGGTTGGGAAGCTTATTCAGGCAACATAGAAAGAGACCCTTCTGATGATGATAAGATCAAGAAGTTGAAATTGCTAATGGATCCCTTTGTTCATGTTCACAAAGGTGCGATCCTTAAAAGTAAGCTTCCCGGGTTAAGGGAATGTTTGGTGACTTTGAAGGCAGATAGTTTGCAGAATGATATTCTGAAGAGTATTAAACGTTCTCATAACACAGTATTTAACTTTGAGCGTAAGATTGCATTGGCATCTGTCCATCCATCTCTTTTCCTTAAATGTCATCTTTCGAAAGAAGAAGATTCTTTACTCGACAAGGATAAGATAAAACAGCTTAGAATGAACCCACATGAAGGtgtcaaaacaaaatttgtGTACGAGTTTGTTCGGCTGTGTGATGCTTCCAACGAGAAAGTCCTTATTTTCAGCCAATTCCATGCTCCTTTACAATTAATTCAAGACCAATTAAACTCGGCTTTTAACTGGTCTAACGGAGAAGTGCTGTTCATGTCTAGCAATGATTCTACAAAGGATAAGCAGTCCATAATCCATAGCTTCAATGATGAAAATAGCAAAGCGAAGGTTCTACTTGCAGCTACAAAAGCTTGTTCCGAGGGAATTAGCTTAGTTGGAGCTTCAAGGGTTGTGCTTCTTGATGTTGTATGGAATCCTTCGGTTGAAAGACAGGCTATCAGCCGAGCATATAGGATTGGACAAAAGAAGGTGGTATACACATACCATCTTCTCGCTGAAGGGACTAGTGAGGCAGAAAAATATGGCAAACAGGCCGAAAAGGATCGGTTATCTGAGCTCCTTTTTTCAGCTAAAAATGCCACCGATAATGATGTGTCCAAGCGCCGTGCTGTGAACTTTGAAGATGAAGTTCTTGATAAGATGACTCGACATAAAAAGCTCATAGACATGTTCGTTAAGTGCGTCGTACTGAGGAAGGAGCAAGATTTGGTCTGA